A single genomic interval of Daucus carota subsp. sativus chromosome 1, DH1 v3.0, whole genome shotgun sequence harbors:
- the LOC108224527 gene encoding uncharacterized membrane protein At1g16860, giving the protein MATRFPSHQLSSGLYVSGRPEQPAKERPPTMSSRAVPYTGGDVKKSGELGKMFDIPGVGSGSGSNSGSGPVPGHPPVLKPTRLSNSSQQTSGSVRSGPNSGPVKKTSGSGPMAVLQPTGLITSGPLGSSAGRRPGQPDPTGQSGKVVYGPAVTSLTEERRFGFKVSKVAMWAFLVMVLMGLVVGVFLMVAVKKALILVMVVAVFVPVVIIFLWNLAWRKRGLLRFLREYPSSELREPIDGQYVKVTGVVTCGSIPLESPFQKVPRCVYVSAELYEYRGWGGKLANPQHHFFTWGCRNSEKYVADFYISDAATGLRALVKAGYGARVVPFVKSETVVDVTKNNKDLSPNFLSWLSDRSLSSDDRVMRLKEGYIKEGSTVSVMGVVRRNENVVMIVPPREPTSTGCRWASCLLPTYVEGLILTCQENQNVDVIAV; this is encoded by the exons ATGGCCACTAGATTCCCATCTCACCAGCTCAGCAGTGGCCTCTATGTTTCGGGTCGACCCGAACAGCCCGCTAAAGAACGCCCACCGACTATGTCGTCGCGTGCCGTTCCTTACACCGGCGGAGACGTCAAGAAGTCCGGCGAGCTGgggaagatgtttgacataccTGGTGTTGGCTCTGGGTCCGGGTCTAATTCCGGGTCGGGTCCGGTTCCGGGTCACCCGCCGGTTTTGAAACCGACTAGGTTGTCTAACTCGTCGCAGCAGACTAGTGGATCGGTAAGATCCGGGCCGAACTCCGGGCCTGTGAAGAAGACTTCCGGGTCGGGTCCAATGGCGGTGTTGCAGCCTACGGGGTTGATTACGTCCGGGCCACTCGGGTCGAGTGCGGGTCGGAGGCCGGGTCAACCCGACCCGACTGGGCAGTCGGGGAAGGTGGTGTATGGACCGGCGGTTACTAGTTTGACTGAAGAAAGGAGGTTTGGGTTTAAAGTGTCCAAGGTGGCAATGTGGGCATTCTTGGTGATGGTTTTGATGGGGTTAGTTGTGGGAGTTTTCCTGATGGTTGCTGTGAAGAAAGCTCTGATTTTGGTGATGGTTGTGGCGGTTTTCGTGCCGGTTGTGATCATCTTCTTGTGGAATTTGGCATGGAGGAAAAGAGGGTTACTCAGGTTTTTGAGGGAGTATCCTAGTTCGGAGCTTAGAGAGCCTATTGATGGACAGTATGTTAAAGTCACTGGG GTTGTCACCTGCGGAAGTATTCCTCTTGAATCACCATTCCAAAAAGTGCCAAGATGCGTATATGTTTCTGCAGAATTGTATGAGTACAGAGGATGGGGCGGAAAATTAGCCAATCCTCAACATCACTTCTTTACATGGGGATGCAGGAATTCTGAG AAATATGTGGCTGATTTCTACATATCGGACGCTGCTACCGGATTACGAGCTCTAGTGAAAGCTGGCTATGGAGCTAGGGTTGTGCCTTTTGTCAAGTCTGAAACGGTGGTTGATGTGACGAAGAACAACAAGGATCTGTCACCAAATTTTCTTAGTTGGCTTTCTGACCGCAGCCTCTCAAGTGATGACCGGGTAATGCGGCTAAAAGAAGG CTATATTAAAGAAGGGAGTACTGTCAGTGTGATGGGTGTCGTACGCCGCAATGAAAACGTTGTTATGATTGTTCCGCCGCGCGAGCCCACTTCAACAGGCTGCCGATGGGCCAGCTGCCTCCTTCCTACATATGTTGAAGGTCTTATTTTGACATGTCAAGAGAATCAGAATGTCGACGTCATAGCAGTGTAG
- the LOC108207108 gene encoding LOW QUALITY PROTEIN: tropinone reductase-like 3 (The sequence of the model RefSeq protein was modified relative to this genomic sequence to represent the inferred CDS: deleted 1 base in 1 codon) produces MEKIGKRFQGKVVIVTASTQGIGFAIAQRLGLEGASLVISSRKQKNVDEAVEKLKARGIEVLGMVCHVSDAQQRKNLVDKTVQKYGKIDVVVSNAAANPSTATILESKESVLDKLWEVNVKTAILLLQDASPHLTKGSSVIFISSIGGYNPASSMAMYGVTKTALLGLTKALATELAPNTRVNCVAPGFVPTHFADFITKNETMRKTIEGSTLLNRLGTTDDMAAATAFLASDDASYITGETLVVAGGVPSRL; encoded by the exons ATGGAGAAAATAGGAAAGAGATTTCAAGGAAAAGTGGTGATAGTGACAGCTTCAACTCAAGGCATAGGCTTTGCAATTGCTCAACGTCTTGGCTTAGAGGGTGCTTCTCTTGTCATCTCCTCTCGCAAAcag AAGAATGTAGACGAGGCTGTGGAAAAGCTCAAGGCGCGGGGAATTGAAGTGTTAGGGATGGTTTGCCATGTGTCCGATGCTCAACAGAGAAAGAATCTCGTTGACAAAACTGTTCAG AAATATGGAAAAATTGATGTGGTCGTGTCCAATGCTGCTGCGAATCCATCTACCGCCACCATTTTGGAAAGTAAAGAGTCGGTCCTTGATAAGCTATGGGAAGTTAACGTGAAAACAGCTATACTTCTTCTGCAG GATGCATCTCCACATTTAACAAAAGGTTCATCTGTTATTTTTATTTCCTCCATTGGTGGCTACAATCCGGCATCCTCAATGGCCATGTATGGGGTGACGAAAACAGCCCTCCTAGGACTTACCAAG GCTCTTGCAACAGAACTGGCCCCTAATACTCGAGTTAATTGCGTTGCACCTGGTTTCGTACCA ACACACTTTGCCGATTTTATCACAAAGAATGAGACTATG AGAAAAACCATTGAGGGATCCACGTTACTCAACCGGCTTGGAACTACAGATGACATGGCGGCTGCCACTGCTTTTCTGGCTTCTGACGATGCTTCCTATATAACTGGAGAAACATTGGTGGTTGCTGGTGGAGTGCCTTCCAGGCTGTAG